In a single window of the Leptospira wolffii serovar Khorat str. Khorat-H2 genome:
- a CDS encoding sodium:solute symporter family protein → MLGLFVILYILITISIGAVASRFVKSSQDYILAGRRLPLVLASSALFATWFGSETLMGASSKFVDGGILAVIEDPFGAALCLFLVGLFFAKPLYRMNILTFGDLYKNRFGRKVEFLSALFMIPSYFGWIAAQLVAMGIVIHSLFGFDIYVGILLASVVVLIYTYVGGMWAISITDFLQTILIVLGLAVLVWDLQGKAGGFDTVISTAKPGFFSFFPPLETKAILAYIAAWITIGLGSIPQQDIFQRVMASKSEKVAVYSSFLGGGMYLTVAFLPLLAGYFARRVYPEIASGDNQMILPHVVLAHSSLQIQILFFGALLSAILSTASGAILAPASVLGENIIRPILKNPEEETLLRIMRFCVLAVTFVSTLMALSETNIYQLVADSSSISLVSLFVPLVAALFWKKANATGAIYAMFSGMIVWLVLRFFGPEWLPASLPALGVSILGQVLGRVLPIRKFEDV, encoded by the coding sequence TTGTTAGGTCTCTTCGTAATCTTGTACATTCTTATCACGATTTCTATAGGAGCCGTCGCTTCTCGATTCGTTAAGAGTTCTCAGGACTACATTTTGGCGGGCAGACGATTGCCCTTGGTCCTTGCATCCTCCGCATTATTTGCCACATGGTTCGGGTCCGAGACCCTGATGGGAGCCTCATCTAAGTTTGTGGACGGAGGGATCTTGGCGGTTATCGAGGATCCTTTCGGAGCCGCGTTATGCCTGTTTCTGGTCGGACTATTCTTCGCTAAACCATTATACCGGATGAACATTCTCACTTTCGGGGACCTATACAAGAATCGGTTCGGAAGGAAGGTGGAATTTCTATCGGCTTTATTTATGATCCCTTCTTATTTCGGTTGGATTGCTGCGCAACTCGTGGCGATGGGGATCGTGATTCATTCTCTTTTCGGTTTCGATATTTATGTAGGGATCCTTCTCGCATCCGTAGTAGTGTTGATCTATACGTATGTCGGAGGGATGTGGGCCATCTCCATTACGGATTTCTTACAGACGATACTGATCGTACTCGGACTTGCGGTACTCGTCTGGGATCTTCAAGGGAAGGCGGGAGGCTTCGATACGGTGATTTCCACCGCTAAACCCGGCTTTTTCTCTTTTTTCCCCCCCTTGGAGACGAAGGCGATTCTGGCTTATATTGCGGCTTGGATAACGATCGGCCTCGGCTCGATTCCGCAGCAGGACATCTTCCAGAGAGTTATGGCATCAAAATCAGAGAAGGTTGCGGTCTATTCTTCCTTTTTAGGAGGCGGTATGTATCTAACGGTAGCTTTTCTGCCTTTGCTTGCCGGGTACTTCGCGAGAAGAGTTTATCCTGAGATTGCTTCGGGAGATAACCAGATGATTCTTCCCCATGTGGTTTTGGCGCATTCTTCCCTGCAAATTCAAATCCTTTTTTTCGGGGCCTTGCTCTCGGCCATCTTAAGCACCGCTTCCGGGGCCATTTTGGCTCCCGCTTCGGTTTTAGGTGAGAATATCATACGTCCCATTCTGAAGAACCCGGAAGAAGAGACTCTTCTTCGCATTATGCGGTTCTGCGTTCTGGCCGTGACATTCGTCTCTACTTTGATGGCCTTGAGCGAGACTAATATCTATCAGTTGGTTGCGGATTCTTCTTCAATCAGTCTGGTATCTCTATTCGTCCCGTTGGTGGCCGCTTTGTTCTGGAAGAAAGCGAATGCGACCGGAGCGATTTACGCGATGTTTAGCGGGATGATCGTTTGGCTCGTTCTTAGATTCTTCGGACCGGAGTGGTTACCTGCATCGCTTCCGGCTCTGGGGGTGAGTATTCTCGGCCAGGTCTTAGGGCGGGTTCTTCCTATACGTAAGTTTGAAGACGTTTAA
- a CDS encoding GGDEF domain-containing protein, producing MESSFVYLSIRMKLSRYLLADFSYSKSGEIRKLRAADNDKSMRIIASFSLLMSTVLLLQNIFSPGIPEGHPIQNLYTIGFGSISIFSGIILAIFVLKESKDSKLSNAVTIIFATVFTLMTTSLTLVDHLHTKDYSAFCFGLLMLPLLIRSSFAIYTFIAALNLALFLFGYVVFLNQEINFAITTPVFAFTLASLGTAIMVEKARLNGNILRLQLEETNKNLKELSHKDPLTSLFNRRHLMESLHTLLSASRRYDFPLSVLLLDLDHFKKANDVLGHQAGDKLLANIGRLLMGLVRDCDVAARYGGEEFCVVLSNTNKEGARFVAERIRMRIETETFEEIPWTVTVSIGVATRESDESAEDFLKAADRKLYESKEGGRNRVSA from the coding sequence TTGGAAAGTTCTTTCGTCTATCTGAGTATTCGCATGAAACTTTCCAGGTATCTATTAGCCGATTTTTCCTATTCCAAATCGGGCGAAATTCGAAAACTCCGAGCCGCAGATAACGATAAATCCATGCGGATCATAGCATCCTTTTCTCTCTTAATGAGCACCGTTTTGCTATTGCAGAATATATTCTCCCCCGGAATTCCGGAGGGTCATCCCATCCAAAACCTTTATACCATCGGTTTCGGCTCCATCTCGATTTTCTCAGGAATCATTCTCGCCATATTCGTTCTCAAAGAATCCAAAGACTCCAAGCTCTCGAACGCTGTGACCATTATTTTCGCGACGGTCTTTACTCTCATGACGACCTCTCTTACCTTAGTGGACCATCTACATACCAAGGATTATTCCGCGTTCTGTTTCGGGCTATTGATGCTGCCCCTTCTTATTCGCTCTAGTTTCGCCATCTACACTTTCATAGCGGCTCTCAATCTGGCACTTTTCCTTTTCGGATACGTCGTCTTTCTAAACCAAGAGATCAACTTCGCCATCACTACGCCTGTTTTCGCTTTTACGTTAGCGAGCTTAGGCACTGCCATCATGGTCGAAAAAGCCAGGCTGAACGGAAACATCCTACGTCTCCAATTAGAGGAAACGAATAAGAACCTGAAGGAATTATCCCATAAGGATCCTTTAACGAGCCTATTCAACAGAAGGCATTTAATGGAATCCTTACATACTCTGCTTTCCGCGTCCAGACGTTACGATTTTCCCCTTTCCGTCCTATTATTGGATCTGGATCATTTTAAGAAGGCGAACGACGTTTTAGGACACCAAGCAGGAGATAAACTTCTCGCAAATATAGGAAGACTTCTCATGGGCCTGGTAAGGGATTGCGACGTAGCTGCACGTTATGGCGGAGAAGAATTCTGCGTGGTTCTATCCAACACGAACAAGGAAGGAGCCAGATTCGTAGCAGAAAGAATTCGCATGAGAATAGAAACAGAGACCTTCGAAGAGATTCCATGGACGGTTACGGTAAGCATCGGAGTTGCAACCCGGGAGAGCGATGAGTCCGCGGAGGATTTTCTAAAGGCAGCCGATCGTAAACTCTACGAATCCAAAGAAGGCGGAAGAAACAGAGTTTCAGCTTAA
- a CDS encoding MFS transporter — MKSAETLNKPKTVKNEIFLILLLASIQFTNIMDFMIMMPLQDYFLKQFGIETGVFSLILSSYSIAAAIAALVGANFIDRFNRKSAAVFLYSGFLVGTTLCALADSYIFLLFARVAAGIFGGMVTGVVLSIIGDVFPIERRGRAMGGVMGAFSAASVLGVPSGLRIAMHFGWNYTFGFIVVLAIPILVLAVAYLPSLPSQLDRSKPSDSGQFKKVISDPNHLRAFAFFMSVILGGLTVVTSIAVYMERNMGFSKTDVSSIYEIGGIFTFVSSWVIGALSDKFGKHKVFVNLVLIALVPILLITHLPKNLPIYLTLTVTTFFMVVVSGRVIPAMALLTSSVRPELRGSFMTLNSSLQNVATGIGALLAGAILVQLPDGSFERFDIVGYFAIGFNLLALYLSRKIRIVS, encoded by the coding sequence ATGAAATCCGCCGAGACTCTCAATAAACCAAAAACGGTTAAAAATGAAATCTTTCTCATTCTACTTTTAGCAAGTATTCAGTTCACGAACATCATGGATTTCATGATTATGATGCCTCTCCAGGATTATTTTCTGAAGCAATTTGGAATCGAAACAGGCGTCTTTTCTTTGATCCTTTCTTCCTATTCGATAGCCGCGGCAATTGCCGCTCTGGTCGGCGCGAATTTTATCGATCGATTCAATCGGAAATCGGCGGCGGTCTTTTTGTACTCAGGGTTTCTAGTAGGTACTACATTATGCGCGTTGGCGGATTCTTATATATTTCTGCTATTTGCGAGGGTTGCCGCAGGGATCTTTGGGGGAATGGTGACCGGAGTCGTATTATCGATTATCGGAGACGTTTTTCCGATTGAAAGGCGGGGAAGGGCTATGGGGGGAGTCATGGGCGCCTTTTCGGCAGCTTCCGTGCTGGGGGTGCCTTCTGGATTGAGGATCGCCATGCATTTCGGTTGGAATTATACCTTCGGATTCATAGTAGTGCTTGCAATTCCGATTTTGGTATTGGCAGTAGCTTATCTTCCTAGTCTTCCCTCCCAGTTGGATCGGTCCAAGCCCTCGGATTCGGGGCAATTTAAGAAGGTAATCTCCGATCCGAACCATTTGAGGGCCTTCGCATTCTTTATGTCCGTGATTTTGGGGGGATTGACTGTAGTAACTTCTATAGCCGTGTATATGGAGAGGAATATGGGGTTCTCTAAGACGGATGTGAGCAGTATCTACGAAATCGGCGGTATTTTTACATTTGTTTCTTCCTGGGTCATAGGGGCTCTTTCGGATAAATTCGGAAAGCATAAGGTTTTCGTGAATTTGGTCTTAATCGCTTTGGTGCCGATTCTGTTGATTACCCACCTACCTAAGAATCTTCCCATCTATCTGACTCTAACAGTTACTACCTTCTTTATGGTTGTGGTATCCGGAAGGGTGATTCCTGCGATGGCGCTCTTGACTTCTTCCGTTCGTCCGGAGCTGAGAGGTAGCTTTATGACTCTGAACTCCAGTCTACAGAATGTGGCGACGGGAATCGGAGCTCTTCTCGCCGGTGCAATTCTCGTTCAGCTTCCGGATGGATCCTTTGAGCGCTTCGATATAGTCGGATATTTCGCAATAGGCTTTAACCTTCTTGCTCTTTATCTTTCAAGAAAGATACGAATCGTATCCTAA
- a CDS encoding patatin-like phospholipase family protein produces MKRALILSGGGARGAYHAGVLKYLEEIRFKPDIVCGTSVGAITASALGCGMDAARIVQLWKSIEVQKVMKYSIWNDFLDLVFRRFSPLADTTPLKYLLYSQLDFRNLRKNPMEVIITAVNILTAELVFFGNKDIDIEHVMASSAIPLIFPWQYVDGKPHWDGGVMANVPILPAVERGAKEIVVVLLSPVGGVNMGLPRSRREGLERVFELSLIGSFQTIMANLQYQKKKKEKKGFSKSLLSFSEKEKPDFKIRVIGPRTSLGFSSILNFSQVQADYLISRGYEDAKVQFGEDE; encoded by the coding sequence ATGAAACGAGCATTAATATTATCCGGGGGAGGCGCTAGGGGCGCTTATCATGCCGGGGTTTTGAAGTATTTGGAGGAAATCCGCTTTAAACCGGATATTGTCTGCGGGACCTCTGTAGGAGCTATTACCGCTTCCGCCTTAGGCTGCGGAATGGATGCGGCCAGGATTGTCCAGCTTTGGAAGTCTATAGAGGTCCAGAAGGTCATGAAATATTCCATCTGGAACGATTTTCTGGACCTGGTCTTCCGACGATTTTCCCCTTTGGCGGATACGACTCCATTAAAATATTTGCTCTATTCTCAATTAGATTTCCGTAATCTTCGCAAGAATCCCATGGAAGTAATCATCACCGCAGTGAATATTCTGACTGCGGAACTTGTATTTTTCGGGAATAAGGACATAGACATAGAGCACGTAATGGCTTCATCCGCTATTCCTCTTATCTTTCCCTGGCAATATGTGGACGGAAAACCTCATTGGGATGGGGGAGTTATGGCCAATGTCCCCATTCTTCCGGCAGTAGAAAGAGGTGCCAAGGAAATCGTTGTAGTCTTATTATCTCCGGTCGGAGGAGTGAATATGGGTTTGCCTAGGAGTAGAAGGGAAGGTTTAGAAAGGGTATTTGAGCTATCCTTAATAGGATCTTTCCAAACGATCATGGCCAATCTCCAATACCAGAAAAAGAAAAAAGAGAAAAAGGGATTCTCTAAGTCTTTGTTATCCTTCTCGGAGAAAGAAAAACCCGATTTCAAGATTCGCGTAATCGGTCCTCGGACATCTTTGGGTTTCAGTAGCATTCTGAATTTCTCCCAGGTCCAAGCGGACTATTTGATTAGTCGGGGATATGAGGACGCAAAAGTGCAATTTGGAGAGGATGAGTAA
- a CDS encoding cellulase family glycosylhydrolase → MLELRPQNGQFVDSEGYVLQLRGVNLSGSSKLPFKPDGTTHFDQSLSFHDHRKVSFVGRPLEEKEAGEHYDRLRKWGFNFLRFLVTWEAVEHLGPGKYDLAYLDYVERMVSLAEKKGFYVFIDPHQDVWSRFTGGDGAPGWTLEEIGMDISSIKDSETAIVHHYQGRDYRRMSWPLNYQKYACATMFTLFFGGRTFAPKMNIQGKNVETFLQDHYIEAMCKIAKKVSKYKNVIGFDSLNEPSPGWIGKKNLGEFSGLGFGRVISTSPFQEMFLSEGRTVNASISYMLGFSGVSFGKKRLNTKGVSLWQPGKSCVWRQHGVWDYDPNGAPMLLRPDYFRKYRGRPVDFYPEYMLPFIKKFKSKIQGVQKKFSIFIESDPGDLNLEWKEKPKQGEGQVINATHWYDVSVLLLKRYISWFGVHIFKQVPIFGKENVVKAYEDTIRMIKDVSVKKMGNSPTVIGETGIPMDMNGRLAYKTKHYGHLEDALHRIISAIEKHFVHYTLWNYTPDHTHSLGDRWNEEDLSLYSIDTPKSVDEDGGRAVRAFSRPYPIRTKGNPEAISFDMEKSLFKYSFQKEGDEIPVVEIFLPDIHYKNGFEVLVNAGKWGFDSKKRILTFKGEKSVSYYGITIFPIKK, encoded by the coding sequence ATGCTGGAGTTAAGACCTCAAAATGGGCAATTCGTGGATTCGGAAGGTTACGTTCTTCAACTGAGAGGAGTGAACCTTTCCGGAAGCTCTAAGCTTCCATTCAAACCGGATGGAACCACTCATTTCGACCAGTCCTTGTCCTTTCACGATCATAGAAAGGTTTCCTTTGTAGGAAGACCCTTGGAGGAAAAGGAAGCCGGAGAGCACTACGATCGATTGAGAAAGTGGGGATTCAACTTCTTAAGATTCCTAGTCACTTGGGAGGCCGTGGAACATCTGGGTCCGGGGAAATACGATCTAGCGTATCTGGATTATGTGGAGAGAATGGTGAGCCTTGCCGAAAAGAAGGGTTTCTATGTATTTATAGATCCTCACCAAGATGTTTGGTCTAGATTTACCGGAGGGGATGGGGCTCCGGGTTGGACTCTGGAAGAGATAGGTATGGATATTTCGTCCATTAAGGATTCTGAAACCGCTATCGTGCATCATTATCAGGGAAGGGATTATAGAAGAATGTCCTGGCCCTTGAATTATCAAAAATACGCCTGCGCCACCATGTTTACGCTTTTCTTCGGAGGAAGAACGTTCGCACCTAAGATGAATATACAAGGGAAGAATGTGGAAACCTTTCTTCAAGACCATTATATAGAAGCGATGTGTAAAATTGCGAAGAAGGTCTCGAAATATAAGAATGTGATTGGCTTCGATTCCTTGAACGAGCCTTCTCCCGGATGGATCGGAAAGAAGAATTTAGGAGAATTCTCGGGCCTCGGGTTCGGAAGGGTAATCTCGACATCTCCCTTCCAGGAAATGTTTCTCTCGGAGGGGAGAACGGTAAATGCGAGCATTTCCTATATGCTCGGTTTCTCGGGAGTCAGCTTCGGTAAAAAGCGTTTGAATACCAAAGGGGTCTCGCTCTGGCAGCCGGGCAAATCCTGCGTATGGAGACAACATGGCGTTTGGGATTACGATCCGAACGGAGCCCCTATGTTATTGAGGCCGGACTATTTCCGGAAATATAGGGGAAGACCTGTGGATTTCTACCCGGAATATATGCTTCCTTTTATCAAAAAATTCAAGAGTAAGATTCAAGGAGTTCAGAAGAAATTCTCCATATTTATAGAATCGGATCCGGGCGATCTGAATTTGGAATGGAAGGAAAAGCCCAAGCAGGGAGAAGGCCAGGTAATCAATGCGACTCACTGGTACGACGTCTCCGTTTTACTTTTGAAAAGATACATCTCCTGGTTCGGAGTGCATATTTTCAAGCAGGTCCCAATATTCGGAAAAGAGAATGTAGTTAAGGCCTACGAAGACACCATTAGGATGATCAAGGATGTTTCCGTAAAAAAAATGGGGAACAGTCCGACGGTGATCGGGGAGACTGGAATACCTATGGATATGAATGGACGCTTGGCCTATAAGACCAAACACTACGGTCATTTGGAAGACGCGCTTCATCGGATTATTTCGGCCATAGAAAAACATTTCGTTCATTATACCCTTTGGAATTATACTCCCGATCATACTCACAGTTTGGGGGATAGATGGAATGAAGAGGACCTTTCCTTATATTCCATCGATACTCCTAAAAGCGTAGACGAAGACGGAGGTAGGGCCGTAAGAGCCTTTTCGCGTCCGTATCCGATCCGAACGAAAGGTAATCCGGAAGCGATTAGTTTCGATATGGAGAAGTCCTTGTTCAAATATTCCTTCCAGAAGGAAGGAGACGAAATACCGGTCGTAGAGATATTTTTACCCGACATTCATTATAAAAACGGGTTCGAGGTACTTGTGAATGCGGGGAAATGGGGGTTTGATTCGAAGAAAAGAATTCTCACCTTCAAGGGGGAAAAGTCCGTTTCTTATTATGGGATCACTATTTTCCCGATAAAAAAATAA
- a CDS encoding TIGR04454 family lipoprotein, with translation MKKTYSLILAILLLSLAISCGGAKVSQAECEPVVGDLIKNLTATQTPDQLEKFQAVQAQMTTQLLKECMTGKYDLTCLRSAKTITALGTCKK, from the coding sequence ATGAAAAAAACGTATTCTTTAATCCTTGCGATTCTTCTCCTTTCTTTGGCCATATCCTGCGGCGGAGCGAAAGTGAGCCAGGCGGAATGCGAACCGGTTGTAGGCGATCTGATCAAAAATCTGACCGCCACTCAGACTCCGGATCAGCTGGAGAAATTCCAAGCAGTTCAGGCACAGATGACGACCCAATTGCTAAAAGAGTGTATGACGGGAAAATACGATCTAACCTGTTTAAGATCCGCAAAAACCATCACCGCTCTAGGTACTTGCAAAAAGTAA
- a CDS encoding RNA polymerase sigma factor translates to MASRKDFMETLYRESSGRIFDFLYKYTGNPEVASDLMQDTFLNFFKKYSDSDLNKEQALKLLYTIARNRSINHAKKFSTVRESGTEDMGTFKEERQTFVRKTELSDLESRLLGCLGDLEESERYALVLKNIENYTLADIAEVMGVSVATASRLVVKATGKLLEIAKSRQILPNEY, encoded by the coding sequence ATGGCATCCCGAAAAGACTTTATGGAAACCCTCTATCGGGAATCCAGCGGGAGAATTTTTGATTTCTTATATAAATATACCGGAAATCCAGAGGTTGCCTCCGACCTAATGCAGGACACATTCTTAAATTTCTTTAAGAAGTATTCCGATTCCGATCTAAATAAAGAACAGGCCCTCAAATTACTCTATACGATAGCTCGAAATCGATCTATCAACCACGCTAAGAAATTTTCTACGGTCCGAGAATCCGGAACGGAGGATATGGGAACCTTCAAGGAGGAACGCCAAACTTTCGTGAGAAAAACGGAATTATCGGACCTTGAATCTAGACTCCTGGGCTGTCTGGGGGATCTGGAGGAAAGCGAGAGGTACGCATTAGTTTTAAAGAATATAGAAAATTATACGTTAGCAGATATAGCGGAAGTCATGGGAGTTTCCGTTGCAACGGCTTCCCGGCTAGTCGTCAAGGCCACGGGAAAATTGCTGGAGATCGCAAAGAGCCGTCAGATACTCCCGAACGAGTATTGA
- a CDS encoding FecR family protein yields the protein MEENFEQKIERALNGEKNEYSSSLQSLSHLLSKPLTHSSEFESFETIYQKASRPTILTLSKPAFYGLSAAAVLFIGFVSFYTLQKRQPANSPESGIEITKIFGKGYLLSNEEKLLSLNEGETVGLGQILRTDKDSRLFLNVSKGEAIAMEGETELEILKDSKQSFRLRRGGILVHLHKNLKKEEFRIFTAVGTVEVRGTKFEVRERDGEDTVVAVLEGRVATKGLHESDRGEQVIEPGQKIRMESKGFQRSFLTSSELGDLNQKFKGIQVDEIPRNTEKSFDNKEDLYREYQRFEKVVLASGESYEGVIVDMDEKFMYLQTLKNEIKIPRDSVLEVIQLR from the coding sequence ATGGAAGAGAATTTCGAACAGAAAATAGAAAGGGCATTGAACGGAGAGAAGAATGAATACAGTTCTTCCCTTCAATCTCTTTCACATTTGCTTTCCAAGCCTTTGACGCATTCTTCGGAGTTTGAATCCTTTGAAACAATCTATCAAAAGGCAAGCCGTCCAACAATACTTACTTTGTCTAAACCCGCATTTTACGGACTTTCTGCGGCTGCGGTCCTATTCATCGGTTTTGTATCCTTCTACACTCTCCAAAAAAGACAACCAGCGAATTCCCCGGAATCAGGGATAGAAATCACGAAAATATTCGGAAAAGGTTATTTGTTATCCAACGAGGAGAAGTTACTCTCTTTGAACGAAGGGGAGACCGTCGGTCTCGGTCAGATTCTCCGAACGGACAAAGATTCCCGATTATTCTTAAACGTTTCCAAAGGCGAGGCGATCGCCATGGAAGGAGAGACCGAATTGGAGATATTAAAGGATTCCAAGCAGTCTTTCCGCCTTCGAAGAGGAGGGATTCTCGTTCATCTTCATAAAAATTTGAAGAAGGAAGAATTCAGGATCTTCACGGCTGTAGGAACCGTCGAGGTTCGGGGTACTAAATTCGAAGTTCGAGAAAGAGATGGAGAAGATACTGTCGTAGCCGTTCTGGAGGGTCGAGTGGCGACTAAGGGGCTTCATGAATCGGATCGGGGTGAGCAAGTTATAGAGCCTGGGCAAAAAATCAGAATGGAATCGAAGGGATTCCAACGCTCTTTTTTGACTTCTTCAGAGCTCGGGGATCTAAACCAAAAGTTTAAGGGAATTCAGGTAGATGAGATTCCTAGAAATACCGAAAAATCCTTCGATAATAAGGAAGATTTATATCGGGAATACCAGAGATTCGAGAAGGTCGTGCTTGCCAGCGGAGAAAGCTATGAGGGGGTGATCGTAGACATGGACGAAAAATTTATGTATCTACAAACTCTAAAAAACGAAATAAAAATTCCTAGAGATTCGGTTTTGGAGGTGATTCAACTACGCTGA
- a CDS encoding DNA-methyltransferase: MSEIPDQTVDLVLTSPPYPMVEMWDDLFQAWDSNISDSLSEADGDSAFEYMHLQLDKVWTECYRVLKEGGILLINIGDATRSIGGEFRLYSNHSRILQTCRKLGFNTLPDILWRKQTNSPTKFMGSGMFPVGAYVTYEHEYILIFRKGGLRKFSKKEVEIRRNSAFFWEERNRWFSDVWEIKGERQIFKDVGASRERSAAFPLEFAYRLINMFSIKGDMVLDPFLGTGTTSLAAVLGCRSSIGFDIDRGILDIARKRLLGVEEIGAKLIENRLQDHFEFILERNRIGKPPGHLNRAYNIPVITSQERSLSFELVSEVQEAAELSVNAKYSHYEIK; this comes from the coding sequence ATGAGCGAGATTCCGGACCAAACTGTGGACCTCGTTTTAACTTCGCCCCCGTACCCTATGGTGGAAATGTGGGATGATTTGTTCCAAGCTTGGGATTCCAATATTTCGGATAGTTTATCCGAAGCCGATGGGGATTCCGCATTTGAATACATGCATCTTCAGCTCGATAAAGTTTGGACCGAGTGTTATCGTGTTTTGAAAGAGGGGGGAATCCTTCTAATCAATATCGGAGATGCTACAAGGAGCATAGGCGGAGAATTTCGTCTTTATTCCAATCATTCTAGAATCTTGCAAACATGCAGAAAGCTAGGGTTTAACACTCTGCCAGATATTCTCTGGAGGAAGCAAACCAATTCTCCCACTAAGTTTATGGGATCGGGTATGTTCCCGGTAGGCGCTTACGTAACTTACGAGCATGAATATATTTTGATATTTCGTAAGGGGGGCTTACGAAAATTCTCGAAAAAGGAAGTCGAGATTCGTAGAAATAGCGCTTTCTTCTGGGAAGAGAGGAATAGGTGGTTTTCCGATGTCTGGGAGATTAAAGGGGAGAGGCAGATTTTCAAGGATGTAGGAGCTTCTCGAGAAAGAAGCGCTGCGTTCCCTTTGGAATTCGCTTATCGGCTCATTAATATGTTTTCCATTAAAGGGGATATGGTATTGGACCCGTTTTTGGGAACAGGTACTACGTCTCTGGCAGCCGTTTTAGGGTGTAGAAGTAGTATTGGCTTCGATATCGATCGAGGAATACTGGATATCGCGCGTAAAAGGCTTCTAGGAGTTGAAGAAATAGGGGCTAAATTAATAGAAAATCGCCTACAAGACCATTTTGAATTTATTTTAGAGCGTAACCGGATTGGAAAGCCTCCTGGGCATTTAAACAGGGCCTATAATATTCCCGTTATTACCTCTCAGGAGAGAAGCTTGAGTTTCGAATTAGTGTCGGAAGTTCAAGAGGCTGCTGAGCTGTCAGTAAATGCCAAATATAGCCATTATGAAATAAAGTAA
- a CDS encoding FecR family protein encodes MHRRFYQKLLILIFVAYSSPIAVAAAEEVAIVLFVVGEAIGLQDGKKIPLKKSQVLKTQDEIETKDGKVDVQIGASAVIRVVPFTKVKLIELFSDNKANKSRIQLVSGKIFARVDKGTKKEDFSVVSPTYSAGVRGTQFAIGDENNGKRSENPEHEDSDIPNGVFVKEGEVGVTTDNGDNVPVKANEEVVLSPEGLLKQPLEEFMLQKMKILDGFKKISEENYKMLKDQKLKNEELLNKAKQDL; translated from the coding sequence ATGCATCGTAGGTTTTACCAAAAATTACTCATCTTGATATTCGTTGCTTATTCCTCTCCGATAGCAGTTGCAGCGGCTGAAGAAGTCGCCATTGTTCTATTCGTTGTAGGAGAAGCGATCGGGTTGCAAGATGGAAAGAAAATTCCGCTGAAAAAAAGCCAAGTATTGAAGACTCAAGATGAAATAGAAACCAAGGATGGGAAGGTCGACGTGCAAATAGGCGCATCGGCTGTAATTCGTGTAGTACCTTTTACAAAGGTAAAGCTAATAGAGTTATTTTCAGATAACAAAGCAAACAAATCTAGGATTCAGTTAGTATCAGGAAAGATTTTCGCAAGAGTCGATAAAGGAACAAAAAAGGAGGATTTTTCAGTAGTCTCTCCTACATACTCTGCGGGAGTTCGAGGTACTCAATTTGCAATTGGTGATGAAAATAATGGCAAACGATCTGAAAATCCTGAACACGAGGATTCGGATATTCCTAACGGTGTTTTCGTGAAGGAGGGAGAGGTCGGAGTTACTACGGATAATGGTGATAATGTTCCGGTCAAAGCCAATGAAGAAGTAGTTTTATCTCCTGAAGGTCTATTAAAGCAGCCTCTTGAAGAATTTATGCTACAAAAGATGAAAATTTTAGACGGTTTTAAAAAGATTAGCGAAGAAAATTACAAGATGCTCAAGGACCAAAAGTTAAAAAATGAAGAACTCTTGAACAAAGCTAAGCAGGATTTATAA
- a CDS encoding DUF1564 family protein has translation METTVIRKQTINSQVVIRKHHAPSSVLIPFVLWDKISASNRWELPRYLSILCDRYRLLFQSTGYLGRNPLRITFQEAGQSLVRRSYRPYERSYQELKSLSLTHGVSINYLIALMLYWEDLGIARRIIRQFWKGAKIPNLSELSFQRVLDIKGNYIRLSSLSLPGRFILNSAQGFPKWEPS, from the coding sequence ATGGAAACAACGGTTATTCGCAAACAAACGATCAACAGCCAAGTAGTAATAAGAAAGCATCACGCTCCTTCAAGTGTCTTGATTCCTTTCGTCTTATGGGATAAAATTTCAGCTTCTAATCGATGGGAACTCCCTCGGTATCTTTCAATCTTATGCGATAGATATCGCTTATTATTTCAATCTACCGGTTATCTCGGAAGAAACCCGCTCAGAATCACTTTCCAGGAAGCGGGGCAATCGTTGGTAAGACGTAGCTATCGTCCTTATGAGCGCAGTTACCAGGAGCTCAAAAGTTTGTCTTTAACGCACGGAGTTTCCATTAATTACCTAATCGCTCTTATGCTCTATTGGGAAGATTTGGGGATCGCTCGGCGGATAATAAGACAATTTTGGAAAGGGGCGAAGATTCCAAATCTGAGTGAATTAAGCTTTCAACGGGTTTTGGATATTAAGGGAAATTATATAAGGTTATCTTCTCTCTCCTTGCCAGGTAGATTTATATTGAATTCGGCCCAAGGATTTCCCAAATGGGAGCCTTCTTAG